From the Primulina tabacum isolate GXHZ01 chromosome 15, ASM2559414v2, whole genome shotgun sequence genome, one window contains:
- the LOC142526546 gene encoding phosphatidylinositol 4-kinase gamma 4-like, producing the protein MSSAGLVSIIPVREDNMIFSPPQSPEPSLESILIYVAMSGSMVPMRVLESDSIESLKLRIQNCKGIFTRNQKLVCRGRELARSNSLMRDYGVSNGNILHLVLRLSDLQVINVRTCCGKEFTFHVEKNRDVAYVKRQIAKKRNFEHVEDQDFLLNDELIEDQTLINDLCKYNSDAVIYLLVRKSAKIRATPVGKNFELSIVAPQVNERKCGIDSKHDHNLYVPTKTPVRERVLEPVIVNPKIQLSPEISDLINRTMNGLDSGKCPIRSSEGTGGAYFMLDPSGTKYLSVFKPIDEEPMAVNNPRGLPLSEDGEGLKKGTRVGEGAIRECAVYLLDHPMSGRRSFTGEARGFAGVPLTVYVRCLHSGFNHPDGVSVKTGSLQMFMENNGSCEDMGPSAFPVQEVHKIAVLDMRMANADRHAGNILVSKGEDGQTVLIPIDHGYCLPYCFEDCTFDWLYWPQARQPFNAETLEYIRSMDAENDIALLKFYGWELPLECARVLRISTMLLKKGMEKGLTPFAIGSMMCRETVRKESIIEQIIQEAWDSVIPGYSEAAFLDSVSIIMDSRLEEMV; encoded by the exons ATGTCTTCGGCTGGATTAGTTTCCATTATCCCGGTTCGCGAGGATAATATGATTTTCTCGCCGCCTCAATCCCCTGAACCTAGTCTGGAATCTATTTTGATCTACGTTGCTATGTCGGGCTCGATGGTTCCAATGCGGGTCCTGGAGTCGGATTCCATTGAATCACTGAAGCTTCGGATTCAAAATTGTAAAGGGATATTCACGAGGAACCAAAAATTGGTTTGTCGAGGTCGGGAATTGGCACGGAGCAATTCCCTTATGCGGGATTATGGCGTGAGCAATGGAAATATTCTGCATTTGGTACTACGCCTGTCTGACCTCCAGGTCATTAATGTGAGGACGTGTTGTGGAAAAGAATTCACTTTTCATGTTGAGAAAAACCGAGATGTTGCTTATGTTAAGCGTCAGATAGCAAAGAAAAGAAATTTTGAACATGTCGAGGATCAAGATTTCTTGCTTAACGACGAGTTGATTGAGGACCAGACGCTGATAAACGATCTCTGTAAGTATAATTCTGATGCTGTGATTTATTTGCTTGTCCGGAAGTCAGCTAAAATTAGGGCTACTCCGGTGGGAAAGAACTTTGAGCTGTCCATTGTTGCACCACAGGTGAATGAGAGAAAGTGTGGGATTGATTCAAAGCATGACCACAATCTTTATGTTCCAACCAAAACCCCTGTTAGGGAGAGAGTACTGGAGCCTGTTATTGTTAACCCAAAGATCCAGCTTTCTCCTGAGATTAGTGATTTGATAAATCGTACCATGAATGGTCTGGATAGTGGAAAATGTCCAATTAGGTCATCAGAAGGAACTGGAGGAGCATACTTTATGTTGGATCCTTCGGGTACTAAATATTTATCAGTTTTTAAGCCAATTGATGAGGAGCCTATGGCTGTGAATAATCCTCGTGGGCTTCCTCTGTCAGAAGATGGTGAAGGGTTGAAGAAAGGAACCAGAGTTGGAGAAGGTGCGATCCGGGAGTGTGCTGTCTACTTACTCGATCATCCGATGAGCGGCCGGCGCTCGTTTACTGGAGAAGCTAGGGGCTTTGCCGGAGTTCCTCTAACTGTTTATGTAAGGTGCCTTCACAGTGGTTTTAATCATCCAGATGGGGTGTCTGTTAAGACTGGGTCCTTGCAAATGTTCATGGAGAATAATGGAAGTTGTGAGGATATGGGGCCCAGCGCCTTTCCAGTTCAGGAGGTGCACAAGATTGCAGTGTTGGATATGAGGATGGCCAATGCAGACAGGCATGCTGGAAATATATTGGTGAGTAAAGGTGAAGATGGCCAAACTGTGCTAATCCCAATTGATCACGGCTACTGCTTGCCGTATTGT TTTGAAGATTGCACATTTGACTGGCTGTACTGGCCCCAAGCTCGCCAGCCTTTCAACGCTGAGACCCTAGAGTACATACGCTCAATGGATGCAGAAAACGACATCGCTTTGCTCAAATTCTATGGTTGGGAGTTGCCTCTTGAATGTGCTCGCGTACTACGCATATCAACCATGCTTCTGAAGAAAGGCATGGAGAAAGGCCTTACTCCATTTGCTATAGGAAGCATGATGTGCAGAGAAACGGTGAGGAAAGAATCCATCATCGAGCAGATCATCCAAGAAGCTTGGGACTCTGTTATCCCAGGCTATAGTGAAGCTGCATTCCTTGATTCGGTGTCCATTATTATGGATAGCCGTCTTGAGGAGATGGTCTAA
- the LOC142526074 gene encoding uncharacterized protein LOC142526074, giving the protein MSHSTGNSSSNSSSTSEDEVNVEIDEQAFDSVEEMMSLVLQQHQQLMESSQRRETRIRRRFIQRNCEAGHEKLVNDYFSTNPVCHDEIFRSRFRMRRELFLSIVNALENHSIFFQQRDDDVRRKRFSSLQKCTAAIRQLAYGVPADHLDEYLRMSESTVIKCLFKFCEYVVEIFGDRYLRRPNADDVERAFGVLQSRWAIVKGPAHYWYRKKLKQILLAYIILHNMIVEDEGGHVTNWYNDEGDELAQLIHGSNRGFQDYLRTSYELRDTQVHHQLRADLVEHIRGAIQQQYVNEYFICYF; this is encoded by the coding sequence ATGTCTCATTCTACAGGCAACTCTAGCTCAAATTCCAGCTCGACAAGCGAAGACGAAGTCAATGTTGAAATCGATGAGCAAGCTTTTGATTCGGTTGAAGAAATGATGTCATTAGTACTTCAACAACACCAACAACTTATGGAATCAAGTCAGAGAAGAGAAACACGCATAAGAAGAAGGTTCATCCAAAGAAATTGTGAGGCCGGGCATGAGAAGCTCGTCAATGATTATTTCTCTACGAACCCGGTGTGTCATGATGAAATATTTCGAAGCCGATTTCGAATGCGAAGAGAGTTATTCCTCAGCATAGTGAATGCATTAGAGAATCATTCAATATTTTTTCAACAGAGGGACGATGATGTGCGAAGAAAAAGGTTTTCATCATTACAAAAATGCACAGCTGCGATTCGTCAACTGGCTTACGGAGTCCCCGCCGACCATCTTGACGAGTACCTACGTATGAGTGAATCAACTGTCATCAAGTGCCTTTTCAAGTTCTGTGAATACGTGGTTGAAATATTTGGTGATAGGTACTTAAGAAGGCCAAATGCTGATGATGTCGAACGGGCATTTGGGGTGCTTCAATCTCGATGGGCGATTGTCAAGGGTCCAGCTCATTATTGGTATAGGAAAAAGTTAAAACAAATCTTATTAGCATACATTATTTTGCATAACATGATTGTTGAGGATGAGGGAGGTCACGTGACAAATTGGTACAACGATGAAGGTGACGAACTCGCTCAACTTATCCATGGCTCAAACCGAGGATTTCAGGATTATCTTCGGACAAGTTATGAGCTACGTGACACTCAAGTTCATCACCAACTTCGCGCAGACTTAGTTGAGCATATCCGGGGGGCAATACAACAACAATATGTGAATGAGTATTtcatatgttatttttaa